The Novipirellula galeiformis nucleotide sequence GCCTAAACCCAGAATGAAGGGGCTTTCAAAATGCCCAGACCAGGTCAGCCAAGTGACGAACAACGTCGCTGCGAGGGTCAAGGTGTATATCACGATCGCCGTCCTATTGCGGCTTCCTATCGACGAGGAATGCACTGCGGAGGTAAATGAGGGATCAAAACATCGCCGAATATAGCCACCGATGGTGTTTCGTGAATATGGGCAATCCCTCCGCTTCGGCAATGTCTAGCCCGCCAAGCATGCTCCCAAAGCAAGCACGGCCCAGCGTCGTCTCTCGCAAGACCCAGCGTCGTCCCTCGCAACACAGCGCGAAATCCTCCTCGACGCGCGTACCGCAAGCAGCGACCTGGTCGCGTTGAAAGGATCGAGGCGATCACGAATCCCGATCCATCGCAGACTAAGCCAAGCCCTCACTCGGCGGTTTATTGAGCACCGCCTCATAGCGGACAACCAAGTCATCCGCATTGGCAACCGTCATCCCCAGATCACGCAGTCTTCCGTCGCTGAGCGCGTAAACCCATCCATGAACGGCAAGCTTTTGCCCTTTTCGCCACGCGTCACGCACAATCGTGGTGCGACAAACGTTCCTGACTTGTTCAATCACGTTGAGTTCACAGAGACGATCACATCGCTCGCGCGGCACCGCGATCGCATCGAGTCGCTCTTGATGAGTCTGAGCCACATCCTGGATATAACGCAACCAATTTTCAATTAAACCAAGCTCTTTGTTAAACAACGCGGCGGCG carries:
- the can gene encoding carbonate dehydratase, encoding MRLLKDLFENNQAWAEGVVEADPGFFDRLSKIHSPKYLWIGCADSRVPANQIVGLDPGELFVHRNVANLVVHSDLNCLSVMQFAIEVLKVEHVIVCGHYGCGGVAAALFNKELGLIENWLRYIQDVAQTHQERLDAIAVPRERCDRLCELNVIEQVRNVCRTTIVRDAWRKGQKLAVHGWVYALSDGRLRDLGMTVANADDLVVRYEAVLNKPPSEGLA